From Phenylobacterium montanum, the proteins below share one genomic window:
- a CDS encoding helix-turn-helix transcriptional regulator: MMGYDLEAPGPPTADLRHSQLGDFLRARRERLTPEAAGLPPGRRRRTPGLRREEVAELAGIGVDWYVRLEQGRCVKPSVTTLDALARALRLSPVEHAHFKALALGDDPRAFVREAVPEPIRRMVEGLNQPAYVTGRRWDVLAWNAAAEEIFAFGRLAEADRNTLVNMLVNPATRRFFGASWEGEARRMVAQFRATYDLWAGDPAFIALVGRLRRDSQEFDVWWDAHDVRAPAAGRKQLEHPVKGPMQLEYATFQSNDDPALKLIIYTPM, translated from the coding sequence ATGATGGGATACGACCTTGAGGCCCCCGGCCCGCCCACCGCCGACCTGCGCCACAGCCAGCTCGGCGATTTCCTGAGAGCCCGGCGCGAGCGGCTGACGCCCGAGGCGGCGGGCCTGCCGCCCGGCCGGCGCCGGCGCACGCCCGGGCTGCGCCGCGAGGAAGTGGCCGAACTGGCCGGCATCGGCGTCGATTGGTACGTGCGACTGGAGCAGGGCCGCTGCGTCAAGCCGTCGGTGACCACCCTCGACGCCCTGGCCCGCGCCCTGCGCTTAAGCCCAGTCGAGCACGCCCACTTCAAGGCCCTCGCCTTGGGCGATGACCCCCGCGCCTTCGTCCGAGAGGCCGTGCCCGAGCCGATCCGGCGCATGGTCGAGGGCTTGAACCAGCCCGCCTATGTCACCGGCCGCCGCTGGGACGTGCTGGCCTGGAACGCTGCGGCGGAAGAGATCTTCGCCTTCGGCCGCCTGGCCGAGGCCGACCGCAACACCCTGGTCAATATGCTGGTCAACCCTGCGACCCGCCGCTTCTTCGGCGCCTCCTGGGAGGGTGAGGCCCGGCGCATGGTCGCCCAGTTCCGCGCCACCTACGATCTCTGGGCCGGCGATCCGGCCTTCATCGCCCTGGTCGGGCGTCTGCGCCGCGACAGCCAAGAGTTCGACGTCTGGTGGGACGCCCACGACGTCCGCGCCCCGGCCGCCGGCCGCAAGCAGCTCGAGCACCCGGTCAAGGGTCCGATGCAGCTGGAATACGCCACCTTCCAGTCCAACGACGATCCGGCGCTGAAGCTGATCATCTACACGCCGATGTGA
- a CDS encoding sigma-54-dependent transcriptional regulator: protein MTKTVLVVDDDPTQRRLIQAVLEREGFAVAHAESGEAAIDRLVAGAPADVIMLDLIMPGLGGLAALKEMRSRGFNQPVVVLTATGGIDTVVQAMQAGAQDFFVKPASPERILVSIRNALHMGDLKGEVERLKKRAGGRITFDEMIGSSPAMTMVKRLGERAAKSSIPILILGESGVGKELIARAVHGGSDRAGKPFVAVNCGALPENLVESILFGHEKGSFTGATDKHLGKFQEANGGTLFLDEVGELPLDMQVKLLRALQESEIDPVGAKRAVRVDVRIVSATNRDLAQQVAAGRFREDLYYRLNVFPIEAPALRERREDIPALVEHFVRRFNVEEGKRVQGATAETVALLAAHDWPGNVRQLENAVYRAIILADAPYLQPYDFPAISGVQAPPPEPAQPAMPRLMDAIPSAQQLIDEMPVDAPVKILDERGHLRKLEDIERDLIQLAIELYSGHMSEVARRLGIGRSTLYRKVREQGLDGMLDEAV, encoded by the coding sequence ATGACCAAGACCGTTCTCGTCGTCGACGACGACCCGACCCAACGCCGCCTGATCCAGGCCGTGCTGGAGCGTGAAGGGTTTGCGGTCGCCCACGCCGAGAGCGGCGAGGCGGCGATCGACCGCCTGGTGGCCGGCGCGCCGGCCGACGTGATCATGCTCGACCTGATCATGCCGGGCCTTGGCGGCCTGGCGGCGCTGAAGGAGATGCGCAGCCGCGGCTTCAACCAGCCGGTGGTGGTGCTGACCGCGACCGGTGGCATCGACACCGTGGTCCAGGCCATGCAGGCCGGGGCGCAGGACTTCTTCGTCAAGCCGGCCTCGCCGGAACGCATCCTGGTCTCCATCCGCAACGCCCTGCACATGGGCGACCTCAAGGGCGAGGTCGAGCGGCTGAAGAAGCGCGCCGGCGGGCGCATCACCTTCGACGAGATGATCGGCTCGTCGCCGGCCATGACCATGGTCAAGCGCCTGGGCGAGCGGGCGGCGAAATCCTCGATCCCCATACTCATTCTGGGCGAAAGCGGCGTCGGCAAGGAGCTGATCGCCAGAGCCGTGCATGGCGGCTCGGACCGCGCCGGCAAGCCCTTCGTCGCCGTCAACTGCGGCGCCCTGCCGGAGAACCTGGTCGAATCCATCCTGTTCGGTCACGAAAAGGGCAGCTTCACCGGCGCCACCGACAAGCACCTGGGTAAGTTCCAGGAGGCCAATGGCGGCACCCTGTTCCTGGACGAGGTGGGCGAACTGCCCCTGGACATGCAGGTCAAGCTGCTGCGCGCCCTGCAGGAGAGCGAGATCGACCCGGTGGGCGCCAAGCGGGCCGTGCGCGTCGACGTGCGCATCGTCTCGGCCACCAATCGCGACCTGGCCCAGCAGGTGGCCGCCGGCCGCTTCCGCGAGGACCTGTACTATCGCCTGAACGTGTTCCCCATCGAGGCCCCCGCCTTGCGCGAACGCCGCGAGGACATCCCGGCCCTGGTCGAGCACTTCGTGCGCCGCTTCAACGTCGAAGAGGGCAAGCGGGTCCAGGGCGCCACCGCCGAGACCGTGGCCCTCCTGGCCGCCCACGACTGGCCGGGCAATGTCCGCCAGCTGGAGAACGCGGTCTATCGCGCCATCATCCTGGCCGACGCCCCCTATCTGCAGCCCTACGACTTCCCGGCCATCTCCGGGGTCCAGGCGCCGCCGCCCGAGCCGGCCCAGCCCGCCATGCCGCGGCTGATGGACGCCATCCCCTCGGCCCAGCAGCTGATCGACGAGATGCCGGTCGACGCCCCGGTGAAGATCCTCGACGAACGCGGGCACCTGAGGAAGCTCGAGGACATCGAGCGCGACCTGATCCAGCTGGCCATCGAGCTCTATTCCGGCCACATGAGCGAGGTCGCCCGCCGCCTCGGCATCGGCCGATCGACCCTCTATCGCAAGGTGCGCGAACAGGGGCTGGACGGCATGCTGGACGAGGCGGTCTGA
- a CDS encoding aa3-type cytochrome c oxidase subunit IV, with protein MASEYHRGEMDIREQAATFKGVMAATKWGSLAVTVGVLFFTLLFCTQTGFGGSAGAALALLVLGVVGLRERAAAH; from the coding sequence ATGGCTTCCGAGTATCATCGCGGCGAAATGGACATCCGCGAGCAGGCGGCGACCTTCAAGGGCGTCATGGCGGCGACCAAGTGGGGCTCGCTGGCCGTCACCGTCGGCGTGCTGTTCTTCACCCTGCTGTTCTGCACCCAGACCGGCTTCGGCGGTTCGGCCGGCGCGGCCCTGGCCCTGCTGGTGCTGGGCGTGGTCGGCCTGCGCGAGCGCGCCGCTGCGCACTGA
- a CDS encoding Re/Si-specific NAD(P)(+) transhydrogenase subunit alpha, protein MTARIAVTKERRAGETRVAATPDSVKKLIGLGFSVIVETGAGLAASFPDADYAAAGAEIAPTAEAALAGADILFKVRAPADEEIAALKSGVLLAALLNPYGDKAVVEALAAKGVSAFAMEFIPRITRAQVMDALSSQANLAGYRAVIEAAEAYGRAFPMMMTAAGTVAAAKVFIMGVGVAGLQAIATARRLGAVVTATDVRPATKEQVESLGAKFLAVEDEEFKNAQTAGGYAKEMSAEYQAKQAALVSTHIAKQDIVITTALIPGRPAPKLVSAEQVASMKPGSVLIDLAVEQGGNVVGAKAGEVVITDNGAKIVGYTNLPGRLAADSSSLYAKNLLAFAGLLLNKEGALAPDLEDEILKAALVAQGGAIVHPSLKS, encoded by the coding sequence ATGACAGCGCGTATTGCGGTCACGAAGGAACGTCGCGCGGGTGAGACGCGGGTTGCGGCGACGCCGGACAGCGTCAAGAAGCTGATCGGGCTGGGCTTTTCCGTGATCGTGGAGACGGGCGCGGGACTTGCGGCCTCGTTTCCAGATGCCGATTACGCCGCTGCGGGGGCCGAGATCGCGCCCACGGCCGAGGCGGCCCTGGCGGGCGCCGACATCCTGTTCAAGGTCCGCGCCCCCGCCGATGAGGAGATCGCCGCGCTGAAGAGCGGCGTCCTCCTGGCGGCCCTGCTCAACCCTTACGGCGACAAGGCCGTCGTCGAGGCCCTGGCGGCCAAGGGCGTCTCAGCCTTCGCCATGGAGTTCATCCCGCGCATCACCCGGGCCCAGGTGATGGACGCCCTGTCCAGCCAGGCCAACCTGGCCGGCTATCGCGCGGTGATCGAAGCGGCCGAGGCCTATGGCCGGGCGTTCCCGATGATGATGACCGCCGCCGGCACCGTCGCGGCGGCCAAGGTGTTCATCATGGGCGTCGGCGTCGCCGGCCTGCAGGCCATCGCCACGGCGCGCCGGCTTGGGGCGGTGGTCACCGCCACCGACGTGCGCCCGGCGACCAAGGAGCAGGTCGAAAGCCTCGGGGCTAAGTTCCTGGCGGTCGAGGACGAGGAGTTCAAGAACGCCCAGACCGCCGGTGGCTACGCCAAGGAGATGAGCGCCGAATACCAGGCCAAGCAGGCGGCCCTGGTCTCCACCCATATCGCCAAGCAGGACATCGTCATCACCACCGCCCTGATCCCGGGCCGGCCGGCGCCGAAACTGGTCTCGGCCGAGCAGGTGGCCTCGATGAAGCCGGGCTCGGTCCTGATCGACCTGGCCGTCGAGCAGGGCGGCAATGTGGTCGGGGCCAAGGCCGGCGAGGTGGTGATCACCGACAATGGAGCCAAGATCGTCGGCTACACCAACCTGCCGGGCCGGCTGGCGGCCGACAGCTCCAGCCTCTACGCCAAGAACCTCTTGGCCTTCGCCGGCCTGCTCCTGAACAAGGAAGGGGCGCTGGCCCCCGACCTCGAGGACGAGATCCTGAAAGCCGCCCTGGTCGCCCAGGGCGGGGCCATCGTCCATCCGTCCCTGAAGTCCTGA
- a CDS encoding proton-translocating transhydrogenase family protein, translating to METVDPTVFRLAIFVLAIFVGYYVVWSVTPALHTPLMAVTNAISSVIIVGALLAAAAHGVEGSAAGGSVWISKGAGALAAALVSVNIFGGFLVTQRMLAMYKKKDRAK from the coding sequence ATGGAAACCGTCGACCCGACCGTGTTCCGCCTCGCCATCTTCGTGCTGGCGATATTCGTCGGCTATTACGTGGTCTGGAGCGTGACCCCGGCCCTGCACACGCCGCTGATGGCGGTGACCAACGCCATCTCCTCGGTGATCATCGTCGGCGCGCTGCTCGCTGCCGCAGCTCATGGCGTCGAAGGCTCCGCCGCCGGCGGCTCGGTGTGGATCTCCAAGGGCGCCGGCGCGCTGGCCGCAGCCCTGGTCTCGGTCAACATCTTCGGCGGCTTCCTGGTCACCCAGCGGATGCTGGCCATGTACAAGAAGAAGGACCGGGCGAAGTGA
- a CDS encoding zinc-binding dehydrogenase, with amino-acid sequence MKAAILEAFGSPLALQTIPDPVLGTGEVVVDVIATRVLSYMGEILSGARGYTLPLPAAPGVGAIGRVRALGPDATRLKVGDWVCCDATIRSRDDAVTPDIALQGLTTRSEGGLKLQRHFRHGSFAEQMLVPTENAIPIGMIEAEEAGRWCGLGMCLVPYAGLLAADLRAGETVVVNGATGGFGSAGVAVALALGAGRVVATGRNEAALADLQRRFDGRLRTARMTGDEEADRQRILETTTAPIDCVLDLLPPQASVAQVRTAALAVRPGGTVVLMGGVGMGGGEPLALPYPWLMTNNITIRGQWMYPRDAIPRMVGLVRSGLLDLGQFAVTEFGLDQVNEAVTHAAAHAGPFQTTVLRPDR; translated from the coding sequence ATGAAAGCCGCCATTCTCGAAGCCTTCGGCTCGCCCCTGGCCCTCCAGACCATCCCCGACCCCGTTCTGGGCACAGGCGAGGTGGTGGTCGACGTGATCGCCACCCGGGTGCTCTCCTACATGGGTGAGATCCTGTCCGGCGCCCGAGGTTACACCCTGCCGCTGCCGGCGGCGCCGGGTGTGGGCGCGATCGGAAGGGTCCGCGCTCTTGGACCCGACGCGACACGGCTAAAGGTCGGCGACTGGGTCTGCTGCGACGCCACCATCCGCTCGCGCGACGATGCGGTGACCCCCGACATCGCGCTGCAAGGCCTGACCACCCGCAGCGAGGGCGGCCTGAAGCTGCAGCGCCACTTTCGCCACGGCTCCTTCGCCGAGCAGATGCTGGTTCCCACCGAGAACGCGATCCCGATCGGGATGATCGAGGCAGAGGAGGCGGGCCGCTGGTGCGGCCTGGGCATGTGCCTGGTGCCGTATGCCGGGCTGCTGGCGGCCGACCTCCGCGCCGGCGAGACGGTGGTGGTCAATGGCGCCACCGGCGGCTTCGGCAGCGCCGGCGTGGCGGTCGCCCTGGCTCTGGGCGCCGGCCGTGTGGTCGCCACCGGGCGCAATGAGGCGGCGTTGGCCGACCTTCAGCGTCGGTTCGACGGCAGGCTGAGGACCGCGCGCATGACCGGCGACGAAGAGGCCGACCGGCAGCGCATCCTGGAAACCACGACCGCCCCGATCGACTGCGTGCTCGACCTCTTGCCGCCGCAGGCCAGCGTGGCCCAGGTCCGGACGGCCGCGCTGGCGGTGCGGCCTGGCGGGACTGTCGTCCTGATGGGTGGGGTCGGCATGGGCGGCGGCGAGCCCCTGGCCTTGCCCTATCCCTGGCTGATGACCAACAACATCACCATCCGCGGCCAGTGGATGTATCCCCGGGATGCGATCCCGCGCATGGTCGGCTTGGTCCGCTCAGGCCTCTTGGACCTCGGCCAGTTCGCGGTGACCGAGTTCGGCCTGGATCAGGTGAACGAGGCCGTAACCCACGCCGCGGCGCACGCCGGCCCGTTCCAGACCACCGTACTGCGACCGGATCGGTAG
- a CDS encoding M3 family oligoendopeptidase, with the protein MTLNAKADLATAEPLPQWRLDDLFESRDDPRIEQTLKAAAAANDALVRLKGAFVAARADASRLGATIAEGVSLYETATNGLWAVGAYASLAASTMRDDAAWAKFEGDVRARSAAIAAESLFFTLELNQLEEWEIEAAMKAEPAAARYRPWLRRVRLSRPHELSADLERMLVDRAPAVANWTRLYDETLSRLVARCGKESLTLAEALNRMSDADPDRRKQAAGGLAKALEERTPILALSLNTIAAEKQIEDRWRRYTDPAQSRHLANEVDADAVQALEAAVAESYPRTSHRYYALKAKLLGQAHLNHWDRNAPLDRAEPRKYSWGEAQGMVLEAFSDLAPAFADKAQVFFREPWIDALPRPGKTSGAYSHPVTSDKHPYVFMNYMGERRDVLTLAHELGHAVHQTLAAPLGTLLADTPLTLAETASIFGEGLVFDRLLAEASPADRRALLAGKIEDTLNTVSRQIAFHRFETRFHAERQAGEVAPDNIASIWLEVMGESLGPAVKLNPGYEVYWAYVSHFAHAPFYVYAYAFGNLLVEALAEARRKDPKGFAPLYEDLLAAGGTRTYVEALKPFGLNPREKAFWASGCARLERLVDEFEALV; encoded by the coding sequence ATGACCCTGAATGCAAAAGCCGACCTCGCGACCGCCGAGCCCCTGCCGCAATGGCGCCTGGACGACCTGTTCGAAAGCCGCGACGACCCGCGCATCGAACAGACCCTGAAGGCGGCCGCCGCCGCCAACGACGCCCTGGTGCGGCTGAAGGGCGCCTTTGTCGCCGCCCGGGCCGACGCCTCGCGCCTGGGGGCCACGATCGCCGAGGGGGTCTCGCTCTACGAGACCGCGACCAATGGCCTTTGGGCCGTGGGCGCCTACGCTTCGCTGGCGGCCTCGACCATGCGCGACGACGCGGCCTGGGCCAAGTTCGAGGGCGACGTGCGCGCCCGCTCGGCCGCGATCGCCGCCGAGAGCCTTTTCTTCACCCTGGAGCTGAACCAGCTGGAGGAATGGGAGATCGAGGCGGCGATGAAGGCCGAGCCGGCCGCGGCCCGCTATCGCCCCTGGCTGCGCCGCGTGCGCCTGTCACGGCCGCACGAGCTGTCGGCCGACCTGGAGCGGATGCTGGTCGATCGCGCGCCGGCGGTGGCCAACTGGACCCGGCTCTATGACGAGACCCTGAGTCGCCTGGTCGCCCGCTGCGGCAAGGAAAGCCTGACCCTGGCCGAGGCGTTGAACCGGATGAGCGACGCCGATCCGGATCGGCGCAAGCAGGCCGCCGGCGGCCTGGCCAAGGCGCTGGAGGAGCGGACGCCGATCCTCGCCCTCTCCCTCAACACCATCGCCGCGGAAAAGCAGATCGAGGATCGCTGGCGGCGCTACACCGACCCGGCCCAGTCGCGCCACCTGGCCAACGAGGTCGACGCCGATGCGGTCCAGGCCCTCGAGGCGGCGGTGGCCGAGAGCTATCCCAGGACTTCGCACCGCTACTACGCGCTGAAGGCCAAGCTTCTGGGCCAGGCGCACCTGAACCACTGGGACCGCAACGCCCCGCTGGACCGCGCCGAACCGCGCAAATACAGCTGGGGCGAGGCGCAGGGCATGGTGCTGGAGGCGTTCTCGGACCTTGCCCCCGCCTTCGCCGACAAGGCCCAGGTGTTCTTCAGGGAGCCCTGGATCGACGCCCTGCCGCGCCCCGGCAAGACCTCGGGCGCCTATTCGCACCCGGTGACCTCGGACAAGCACCCCTATGTGTTCATGAACTATATGGGCGAGCGGCGGGACGTGCTGACCCTGGCCCACGAGCTGGGCCATGCGGTGCACCAGACCCTGGCGGCGCCCCTGGGGACCCTGCTGGCCGACACCCCCCTGACCCTGGCCGAGACCGCCTCGATCTTCGGCGAGGGGCTGGTGTTCGACCGCCTGCTGGCCGAGGCCTCGCCCGCCGACCGCCGCGCGCTTTTGGCAGGCAAGATCGAGGACACCCTGAACACGGTCTCGCGCCAGATCGCGTTCCATAGATTCGAAACCCGCTTCCACGCAGAGCGCCAGGCCGGCGAGGTCGCGCCCGACAACATCGCCTCGATCTGGCTGGAGGTGATGGGCGAGAGCCTGGGGCCGGCGGTGAAGCTCAATCCCGGCTACGAGGTCTATTGGGCCTATGTCAGCCACTTCGCCCACGCGCCGTTCTATGTCTACGCCTACGCCTTCGGGAACCTGCTGGTCGAAGCCCTGGCCGAGGCGCGGCGCAAGGACCCCAAGGGCTTCGCGCCGCTCTACGAGGACCTCCTGGCCGCCGGCGGCACCCGCACCTACGTCGAGGCGCTGAAGCCGTTCGGGCTGAACCCGCGCGAGAAAGCGTTCTGGGCGAGCGGATGCGCAAGGCTGGAGCGGCTGGTGGACGAGTTCGAGGCGCTGGTCTGA
- a CDS encoding sulfotransferase family protein, whose translation MALKVIGTGLGRTGTMSLKLALEQLGLGPCHHMVEVFMHPESVPLWVAAGAGAPDWDAIFAGYQSMVDYPGCKFWRQLMDHYPDAKLIHSLRDPAQWFESTQATIFAPGGPASSPPEPMKAFFNMVMSDFGGRQNDRDFMIDYFKRHTDEVMRTVPADRLIVFEATQGWEPLCGFLGVPVPDTPFPKHNTREEFQARTAAHAGAPPDPASIKAELDKAKGA comes from the coding sequence ATGGCTCTCAAGGTCATCGGAACCGGGCTTGGCCGGACCGGCACTATGTCGCTGAAGCTGGCGCTGGAGCAGCTGGGCCTCGGCCCGTGCCACCACATGGTCGAGGTGTTCATGCATCCCGAGAGCGTGCCCCTGTGGGTCGCCGCGGGGGCCGGCGCGCCGGATTGGGACGCGATCTTCGCCGGCTATCAGTCGATGGTCGACTATCCCGGCTGCAAGTTCTGGCGCCAGCTGATGGATCACTATCCAGACGCCAAGCTGATTCACTCCCTCCGCGACCCGGCCCAATGGTTCGAGTCGACCCAGGCGACCATATTCGCGCCGGGCGGCCCCGCATCCTCGCCACCGGAGCCGATGAAGGCCTTCTTCAACATGGTGATGTCCGACTTCGGCGGTCGGCAGAACGACCGCGACTTCATGATCGACTATTTCAAGCGCCACACCGACGAGGTGATGCGCACTGTGCCGGCCGACCGCCTTATCGTGTTCGAGGCCACCCAGGGCTGGGAACCCCTGTGCGGCTTCCTTGGCGTTCCGGTCCCGGACACCCCGTTCCCCAAGCACAACACCCGCGAAGAATTCCAGGCGCGCACGGCGGCGCACGCCGGCGCGCCGCCAGACCCGGCCTCGATCAAGGCCGAGCTGGACAAGGCGAAGGGCGCTTAG
- a CDS encoding alpha/beta fold hydrolase — translation MADDLSSLPEFPPPLAPYKGAVPEAPTWFDAAIAKAPERSMVTVKGAAIELLTWGQRGKPGLLLVHGNTAHADWWSFIAPILAEDYRVAAISMSGMGGSDWRERYDFETYADEMFEGAKAAGLYDDGQKPIYVGHSFGGAQVFYSATRHADRMRAAILVDTGFGGPPPAEEGFRAPETRPKQNRAYATLPEALARFRLMPPQSCRNTYIADFIARRSLKAVPLDGGGEGWTWRFDPQLWNKLDRVGLSSLTAPPGPHAPMVHVYGENSAIIQRMQAAERRVPADVPSFAIPDAEHHVMIDQPLALITALRGLLVSWP, via the coding sequence ATGGCCGACGACCTTTCATCCCTGCCCGAATTCCCCCCGCCGCTGGCGCCCTACAAGGGCGCGGTTCCCGAGGCTCCCACCTGGTTCGACGCCGCCATCGCCAAGGCGCCCGAGCGGAGTATGGTGACGGTCAAGGGCGCGGCGATCGAGCTTCTGACCTGGGGCCAGCGCGGCAAGCCGGGCCTGCTCCTGGTGCATGGCAACACCGCCCATGCCGACTGGTGGAGCTTCATCGCCCCGATCCTGGCCGAGGACTACCGGGTGGCGGCCATCTCCATGTCGGGCATGGGCGGGTCAGACTGGCGCGAACGCTACGATTTCGAGACCTATGCCGACGAAATGTTCGAGGGCGCCAAGGCGGCGGGCCTGTACGACGATGGGCAGAAGCCGATCTATGTCGGCCACTCCTTCGGCGGCGCCCAGGTGTTCTATTCCGCCACCCGCCATGCCGACCGGATGCGGGCCGCGATCCTGGTCGACACCGGCTTTGGCGGCCCGCCCCCGGCCGAAGAGGGCTTTCGTGCGCCGGAGACACGGCCAAAGCAGAACCGCGCCTACGCCACCCTGCCCGAGGCCCTGGCCCGCTTCCGGCTGATGCCGCCGCAGAGCTGCCGCAACACCTATATCGCCGACTTCATCGCCCGGCGCTCGCTGAAGGCCGTTCCCCTGGACGGCGGCGGCGAGGGCTGGACCTGGCGTTTCGATCCGCAGCTGTGGAACAAGCTCGACCGGGTCGGGCTTTCGTCCCTGACCGCTCCGCCGGGGCCGCACGCGCCGATGGTGCATGTCTATGGCGAAAACTCGGCCATCATCCAGCGGATGCAGGCCGCAGAGCGGCGGGTGCCGGCCGATGTGCCCAGCTTCGCCATCCCCGACGCCGAGCACCACGTGATGATCGACCAGCCCCTGGCCCTGATCACGGCCCTGCGCGGCCTCCTGGTCTCCTGGCCTTGA
- a CDS encoding amidohydrolase gives MNQHNTNLSRRSILALGAAVAAAPVIGRAQAPGLVLTGGPIYTGLKDVQTVQAVAIQAGRFAYVGDLAGAKAAAPGGRVIDLGGSAAYPGFVDCHAHLTEIGLREMTLNLEGSASIVEVQSRLKAAAAQQPAGPLFGRGWIETHWPEHRFPTRADLDAVVADRPVMLERADGHAVVVNSKAIQLAGITASTPNPAGGEILRQAGGEPNGMFVDNAMDLVKTVFPKPDQAMKRQALGLADKLYCSRGWTGVHSMSVAQDELDILRGMAGQGTLRLRVDNFMDLDQADEVLRTGPTVDPTGRVHLRGIKLYADGALGSRGAALLAPYSDKPGSVGLEVMSHDTIVGAMQKAKAVNAQVATHAIGDRGNRNTLNAIAEVLGSGHNDRRWRIEHSQILSLEDLPRFAAMGVIASMQPSHAIGDLYFAPARLGPDRLKGAYAWKSLLASGAVVCGGTDAPVEKGDPLIEYYAACYRHALNGFAGPDWGLDEAVSRAQALNLFTGAAAYGIFSEKELGSIEVGKRADVSVFSKDLMTVDPAEIPKAKATLTIVDGQVAHQG, from the coding sequence ATGAACCAGCACAACACCAATCTCAGCCGCCGCAGCATCCTGGCCCTCGGCGCCGCCGTCGCCGCGGCGCCCGTGATCGGCCGCGCCCAGGCGCCCGGCCTGGTCCTGACCGGCGGGCCTATCTACACCGGACTGAAGGACGTCCAGACGGTCCAGGCCGTGGCGATCCAGGCCGGGCGCTTCGCCTATGTCGGCGACCTCGCCGGGGCCAAGGCGGCCGCGCCGGGCGGGCGGGTGATCGACCTCGGCGGTTCGGCCGCCTATCCGGGCTTCGTCGACTGCCACGCGCACCTGACCGAGATCGGCCTGCGCGAGATGACCCTCAATCTCGAAGGCTCGGCCTCGATCGTCGAGGTGCAGTCCCGGCTCAAGGCCGCCGCCGCGCAGCAGCCGGCCGGCCCCCTGTTCGGCCGCGGCTGGATCGAGACCCACTGGCCCGAACACCGCTTCCCCACCCGAGCCGACCTCGACGCCGTGGTCGCCGACCGGCCGGTGATGCTGGAACGCGCCGACGGCCATGCGGTGGTGGTCAATTCCAAGGCCATCCAGCTGGCCGGGATCACCGCCTCGACACCCAATCCGGCTGGCGGCGAGATCCTGCGCCAGGCGGGCGGCGAGCCCAACGGCATGTTCGTCGACAACGCCATGGACCTGGTCAAGACCGTGTTCCCCAAGCCCGACCAAGCCATGAAGCGCCAGGCCCTGGGCCTAGCCGACAAGCTTTACTGCTCGCGCGGCTGGACCGGCGTCCATTCCATGAGCGTGGCTCAGGACGAACTCGACATCCTGCGCGGCATGGCGGGGCAGGGGACCTTGCGCCTGCGGGTCGACAACTTCATGGACCTGGACCAGGCGGACGAGGTGCTCAGGACCGGCCCCACGGTCGACCCCACCGGGCGCGTGCATCTGCGCGGGATCAAGCTCTATGCCGACGGCGCCCTGGGCTCGCGCGGCGCGGCGCTCCTGGCGCCCTATTCCGACAAGCCAGGCTCGGTGGGACTCGAGGTGATGTCGCACGACACCATCGTCGGCGCGATGCAGAAGGCCAAGGCGGTGAACGCCCAGGTCGCCACCCACGCCATCGGCGACCGCGGCAACCGCAACACCCTGAACGCCATCGCCGAGGTGCTCGGCTCGGGCCACAACGATCGCCGCTGGCGTATCGAGCACTCCCAGATCCTGTCGCTTGAGGACCTGCCGCGCTTCGCGGCCATGGGCGTGATCGCCTCCATGCAGCCCTCGCACGCCATCGGCGACCTCTATTTCGCCCCGGCGCGGCTGGGGCCGGATCGGCTGAAGGGCGCCTACGCCTGGAAGAGCCTCCTGGCCTCCGGCGCGGTGGTCTGCGGCGGCACCGATGCGCCGGTGGAGAAGGGCGACCCCCTGATCGAATACTACGCCGCCTGCTACCGCCACGCCTTGAACGGCTTCGCCGGCCCGGACTGGGGCCTGGACGAGGCGGTCAGCCGGGCCCAGGCGCTGAACCTGTTCACCGGCGCGGCGGCCTACGGGATCTTCAGCGAGAAGGAGCTGGGCTCGATCGAGGTCGGCAAGCGCGCCGACGTCAGCGTCTTCTCCAAGGACCTGATGACGGTCGATCCGGCCGAGATCCCCAAGGCCAAGGCGACCTTGACCATCGTCGACGGCCAGGTGGCCCACCAAGGATAG